Proteins encoded in a region of the Sulfurimonas marina genome:
- a CDS encoding M48 family metallopeptidase — protein MSNTKQYELEVIVNPRLKHSYISISKEKKVVVKTPSRSQKFVEKILEEKASWIAKKLQQTESIKLLDETPLHTLEFLQSRVEHYSSLMDLQYSALKFRKMKRRWGSCSSKRVITLNKELLKLEQKLIDYVVVHELAHLIHMNHSRAFHALVEKHLPYSQTLRKELQTIRIA, from the coding sequence ATGAGTAATACTAAGCAATATGAACTAGAAGTCATAGTTAATCCAAGACTAAAACATAGTTATATATCTATCTCTAAAGAGAAAAAAGTTGTTGTAAAAACACCTTCGCGATCGCAAAAGTTTGTCGAGAAAATTTTAGAAGAAAAAGCATCTTGGATCGCAAAAAAACTACAACAAACAGAGTCTATAAAGCTTTTAGATGAAACTCCTTTGCATACTTTAGAGTTTTTACAAAGCAGGGTAGAACACTATAGTTCTTTAATGGACCTGCAATACTCTGCGCTGAAGTTCAGAAAGATGAAAAGAAGATGGGGGAGTTGTAGTTCTAAAAGGGTTATAACACTCAACAAAGAGCTTTTAAAGCTTGAGCAAAAGCTTATAGACTATGTCGTTGTACATGAGTTGGCTCACTTAATACATATGAACCATTCAAGGGCATTTCATGCTTTAGTTGAAAAACATTTGCCCTATTCACAAACTCTTCGAAAAGAGTTACAAACAATTCGTATAGCCTAA
- the ybeY gene encoding rRNA maturation RNase YbeY, giving the protein MIDIENKTDLEIDFSKLETILKSLTKKEIELIITDNDDIQTINKEYRDKDYPTDVLSFPYEEMPFSPLGSIIISKNFVEEKSKELGHSIQDEFTLLFIHGLLHILGYDHEVDNGEMREMEEKLIKKFSLPASLIVRTQG; this is encoded by the coding sequence ATGATAGATATAGAAAATAAAACAGATTTAGAGATAGATTTCTCAAAGTTAGAAACTATCTTGAAATCTCTCACCAAAAAAGAGATCGAACTTATCATTACCGATAACGACGACATCCAAACAATCAACAAAGAGTACAGAGATAAAGACTATCCTACTGATGTACTTAGTTTCCCCTATGAAGAGATGCCTTTCTCCCCTCTTGGCAGTATAATAATCTCCAAAAATTTTGTAGAAGAAAAGTCTAAAGAACTTGGGCACAGCATACAAGATGAGTTTACACTCCTGTTTATCCATGGACTATTACATATCCTTGGTTACGATCATGAGGTAGATAATGGAGAGATGAGAGAGATGGAAGAGAAGCTCATTAAAAAATTCTCACTCCCTGCAAGTTTAATAGTTAGAACACAAGGATAA
- a CDS encoding septal ring lytic transglycosylase RlpA family protein, protein MNKKYIYLLLSVSIVFGGCSTRGKGAYRATNFTPVSNYSSSSSNYNATPSKKTYTHPTMRPYVVRGIKYYPSVVSVGDDFLGTASWYGPNFHGKLTSNGETYNMWDMTAAHKTLPMNTIVKVTNRRNGKVIVVRVNDRGPFVDNRIIDLSKAAANKLDMIGTGTTPVKLEVLGFAGKGTKRTPATKKELDYELKNSPKTMDMDNFSLQIGSFSKIDGALKTQEKFDNTDGYHTLIKDVDTQNGRIFKVVLSGFKSEQEARDYKALGKFEHAFILRED, encoded by the coding sequence ATGAATAAAAAATATATTTATCTTTTATTATCTGTAAGTATAGTATTTGGAGGATGTAGTACAAGGGGAAAAGGGGCTTATAGAGCTACAAACTTTACCCCTGTATCTAACTACTCTTCAAGCAGCAGTAATTATAATGCTACACCAAGTAAAAAGACATATACACACCCAACAATGAGACCGTATGTGGTAAGAGGTATTAAGTATTATCCAAGTGTTGTAAGTGTGGGTGATGACTTTCTTGGTACTGCAAGTTGGTATGGTCCGAATTTTCACGGTAAACTCACTTCAAACGGTGAAACATATAATATGTGGGATATGACCGCTGCGCATAAAACATTGCCGATGAATACGATCGTAAAAGTTACAAACAGACGTAACGGGAAAGTGATAGTTGTCAGGGTAAATGACAGAGGACCTTTTGTAGATAACAGAATCATAGATCTTTCAAAAGCAGCGGCAAATAAGCTGGATATGATAGGTACAGGGACTACACCTGTAAAGCTTGAAGTTTTAGGTTTTGCCGGTAAGGGTACAAAAAGAACTCCTGCAACGAAAAAAGAGCTCGATTATGAGTTGAAAAACTCTCCAAAAACAATGGATATGGATAATTTCTCGTTACAGATCGGTTCATTTTCAAAGATAGACGGTGCACTCAAAACTCAAGAGAAGTTTGACAATACAGACGGATATCATACACTGATAAAAGATGTAGATACACAAAACGGCAGAATATTCAAAGTAGTACTTAGTGGATTTAAAAGTGAACAAGAAGCAAGGGATTATAAAGCCCTTGGGAAATTTGAACATGCATTTATTTTAAGAGAGGATTAG
- a CDS encoding lytic transglycosylase domain-containing protein, with translation MIKYFLSLLLPIFLYANLTYDVNYDKELNVLNSFDIDGSFLYDPIMNDMKSRTLAKDKHFFKAMENAYLFIPAIKSTLSKYNVPQEFLYLAMAESNFRTKAYSNKRAAGLWQFMPGTAKYFKLHIDEYTDERRDPIKSTEAAAKYLSSLHKRFGKWYLAAIAYNCGGGRLNRAIKDAGTDDLNVLLDEEKKYIPKESRYYIRKIVALSLIGSDEYYLLKSEYEYLLNRANAYSLATIKLSSGESLERISKLLGIPLTELKKLNRHLKYDFVPPYAKGYEIYIPYIKLSEFKQKYQSEPIKNIYKVHKVTKGDNLSYIGKKYGVSYRVIKDFNNLKTSRLRINQKLIIPIPKRSSKQRIDTKHYYIVKKGDSLESISKAHKISIQNIRSQNNISGSLIKIGDRLKLYE, from the coding sequence ATGATCAAATATTTTTTATCTCTTTTATTACCTATATTTTTATATGCAAATTTAACATACGACGTCAATTATGACAAAGAACTAAATGTTCTAAACTCATTCGATATAGACGGCTCTTTTCTTTATGACCCGATTATGAATGATATGAAAAGCAGAACTCTTGCAAAAGATAAGCACTTCTTTAAAGCAATGGAGAATGCGTATCTTTTCATCCCTGCTATTAAAAGTACACTTTCAAAATATAATGTACCTCAAGAGTTTTTATATCTTGCAATGGCTGAGTCAAACTTTAGAACAAAAGCTTATTCAAATAAAAGAGCAGCAGGGTTATGGCAGTTTATGCCCGGCACTGCAAAGTATTTTAAACTTCATATTGATGAGTATACGGATGAGAGACGCGATCCGATAAAATCAACTGAAGCAGCAGCAAAATATCTCTCATCTTTACATAAACGTTTTGGTAAATGGTATCTGGCTGCAATTGCATACAACTGTGGTGGCGGAAGACTTAACCGCGCTATTAAAGATGCAGGAACAGACGACCTTAACGTACTGCTTGATGAAGAGAAAAAATATATTCCAAAAGAGAGCAGATATTACATTAGAAAGATTGTTGCTTTATCACTTATCGGAAGTGATGAGTACTATCTGTTAAAAAGTGAGTATGAGTATCTTTTAAACAGAGCAAATGCCTACTCTCTTGCTACTATTAAGCTCTCTAGCGGTGAATCATTAGAGCGTATATCTAAGCTTTTAGGGATCCCTTTAACTGAGTTAAAAAAGCTTAACAGACATCTGAAATATGACTTTGTACCACCTTATGCAAAAGGGTATGAGATCTATATTCCGTATATCAAGCTTTCGGAATTTAAACAAAAGTATCAATCTGAACCGATTAAAAATATCTATAAAGTGCACAAAGTGACAAAAGGTGACAACCTTTCATATATAGGGAAAAAGTATGGTGTGTCTTATAGAGTTATCAAAGATTTTAACAACTTGAAAACTTCAAGATTGCGTATAAATCAAAAACTGATTATACCAATACCAAAAAGAAGTTCTAAACAGAGAATAGATACAAAACACTACTATATAGTGAAAAAGGGTGATTCACTAGAGTCGATCTCTAAAGCACATAAGATCAGTATTCAAAATATCCGTTCTCAAAATAATATAAGTGGTTCATTAATAAAAATCGGCGATAGGTTAAAACTTTATGAATAA
- the lptC gene encoding LPS export ABC transporter periplasmic protein LptC encodes MLVISILLSIFFFFQPQKMTQKRFDDVPLLHIKDFTMYELDPAGVKTLMLGSEAFRYNDRYTVDNIDHTDKSKKHISNLRADFGVYKDNKLDLDGNVTLVRDDGLSYKTQEAFYYKDKALFVTDTDYVLSQGKNTLHGTYLDHNNLTGKIHSKNINATYHIKEAK; translated from the coding sequence ATTCTTGTCATCAGCATATTGTTGTCAATCTTTTTTTTCTTTCAACCCCAAAAGATGACACAAAAAAGATTTGATGACGTACCTTTGTTACACATTAAAGATTTTACGATGTATGAGCTTGATCCTGCAGGGGTAAAGACATTGATGCTTGGAAGTGAAGCTTTTAGATATAATGACAGATATACTGTCGATAACATTGATCATACCGATAAATCTAAAAAGCACATATCGAATCTAAGAGCAGATTTCGGTGTATATAAAGATAATAAACTCGATCTAGACGGTAATGTTACGCTGGTTAGAGATGATGGTTTGAGTTATAAGACACAAGAGGCGTTTTATTATAAAGATAAAGCTCTTTTTGTAACAGATACCGATTATGTTCTTTCGCAAGGGAAAAACACCCTTCACGGGACTTATCTGGACCATAATAATTTAACTGGTAAAATACATTCTAAAAATATAAATGCAACATATCATATAAAAGAGGCAAAATGA
- the yihA gene encoding ribosome biogenesis GTP-binding protein YihA/YsxC — protein sequence MIEIVDAKFITSAPTVKQAPPSEEQNEVVFMARSNVGKSSLLNALTNHKGLAKVSSTPGKTKLINYFDVTFIDRDTSEKSIAKFVDLPGFGYAKVSKSMKSDWEKNLTDYISQRENIKIFIHLIDSRHPHLDIDVDVGNFLINNATADQFIIQIFTKIDKLNQKEQNALRREFPNALMVSSSKKRGIHKIVDLIYKTLNENVNED from the coding sequence ATGATAGAGATAGTCGATGCAAAATTTATAACTTCAGCACCAACTGTAAAGCAGGCGCCACCTTCGGAAGAACAAAACGAAGTAGTGTTTATGGCAAGAAGTAACGTAGGTAAAAGTTCTCTTTTAAATGCGTTAACAAACCATAAAGGGTTGGCTAAAGTATCTTCTACACCGGGTAAAACGAAGCTAATTAACTACTTTGATGTTACTTTTATCGATAGAGACACATCTGAAAAAAGTATTGCTAAGTTTGTCGATCTTCCTGGTTTTGGGTATGCAAAGGTTTCTAAATCTATGAAAAGTGATTGGGAAAAGAACCTTACGGATTATATCTCACAAAGAGAGAACATCAAGATCTTTATCCATCTTATAGATTCAAGACATCCCCATTTAGATATAGATGTAGATGTGGGTAATTTTCTTATTAACAATGCTACAGCGGATCAGTTCATTATACAGATCTTTACAAAGATAGACAAACTCAACCAAAAAGAGCAAAATGCCCTTCGTCGTGAGTTTCCAAATGCATTAATGGTATCTAGCTCTAAAAAGCGCGGTATCCATAAGATAGTAGATCTTATCTACAAGACTTTAAATGAGAACGTGAATGAAGATTGA
- the mrdA gene encoding penicillin-binding protein 2 has protein sequence MKVKFIIFVFASIWLMLITRVFFLAIQSNNYYSELSQNNTIKVEQIAPVRGEILDIHNNPVAINKLGFRISLAPHLLSKKQKKNFEAEIDLIVKLLPSLDREKIEKNYRKKDSFYNHNFIEVVPFIPYEEMTPVYSILNLRKNIKITAAPKRFYPYKNIAAHMIGYVARANKKDIEENPLVDLIGYTGKTGIEKYYNEYLQGTPGQRKIKVNANNQEIEQLNYVPADENRKLTLSLDMELQQYISKLFDGKVGTYVVMGVDGAILSAGSFPNYDLNIFVNGMSHQMYNELSSSLDHPFTNKLVHGLYPPGSTIKPALGLLYITTDLNERWSVDCKSRLPLGGRIFRCWKHQGHGYTEIVKAIRESCDDYFYKGSLVLGNQKMSTGLKRYNLGAKTGVDLPNEFIGVVPSREWKYNKYKRIWNVGETLNMSIGQGDFLTTPMQIAQMTALMATGKLPKPHFAKFIGEQEIEAEYEEVLTKKESEKLSIIRKAMYQVCNNPHGTATQYLHSKVTLAGKTGTAQVIGIKQDIKKRKLEHELAYYNRSHAWFTTYGPYKNPQYVVMAMVEHGGHGGHAAGSIVSNIYNKLLELGYIKK, from the coding sequence ATGAAAGTAAAGTTTATTATTTTTGTATTTGCTTCTATTTGGTTAATGTTAATTACGCGGGTATTCTTCCTTGCAATTCAGTCAAACAACTACTACAGTGAACTCTCTCAAAACAATACTATAAAAGTTGAACAGATTGCACCTGTAAGAGGGGAGATTCTTGATATACATAATAATCCCGTTGCAATTAACAAGCTGGGTTTTAGGATCTCTCTTGCGCCACATCTTCTTTCAAAAAAGCAGAAAAAGAATTTTGAAGCTGAGATTGATCTTATAGTTAAACTTCTTCCTTCACTCGATCGTGAAAAAATTGAGAAAAACTATAGAAAAAAAGATTCATTTTACAATCATAACTTTATTGAGGTTGTCCCTTTTATCCCATATGAAGAGATGACGCCTGTATATTCTATTTTAAATCTTAGAAAAAACATCAAGATCACTGCCGCACCAAAAAGGTTCTATCCATATAAAAACATTGCGGCTCATATGATCGGTTACGTTGCACGTGCAAATAAAAAAGATATTGAAGAAAATCCGTTAGTGGATCTTATCGGCTACACAGGAAAAACAGGGATTGAAAAGTATTATAATGAGTACCTTCAAGGCACACCCGGGCAAAGAAAGATCAAAGTAAACGCCAATAACCAAGAGATAGAGCAACTCAACTATGTACCTGCAGATGAGAACAGAAAGCTGACTCTTAGTCTAGATATGGAGCTTCAACAATATATCTCTAAACTCTTTGACGGAAAAGTTGGAACGTATGTTGTGATGGGTGTTGACGGTGCTATTCTCTCGGCGGGAAGTTTTCCTAACTACGATCTCAATATTTTCGTAAATGGAATGTCGCATCAGATGTATAATGAACTTTCATCAAGTTTAGACCATCCCTTTACAAATAAACTAGTTCACGGACTTTATCCACCGGGCTCAACAATTAAGCCTGCTCTTGGACTTTTATATATTACAACTGATCTCAATGAGCGCTGGAGTGTTGACTGTAAATCAAGACTTCCTTTGGGAGGGCGTATCTTTAGATGTTGGAAACATCAAGGACACGGATATACAGAGATCGTAAAAGCTATACGTGAAAGTTGTGATGATTATTTTTATAAAGGGAGTTTAGTCCTTGGTAATCAAAAGATGAGTACAGGGCTTAAACGTTATAACTTAGGGGCAAAAACAGGAGTCGATCTTCCTAATGAGTTTATCGGTGTTGTCCCTTCTCGTGAATGGAAATACAATAAATATAAAAGAATCTGGAATGTTGGTGAGACATTAAATATGTCTATCGGACAGGGTGACTTCTTAACTACACCTATGCAAATCGCACAAATGACAGCATTGATGGCTACAGGTAAACTGCCAAAACCTCACTTTGCAAAATTTATTGGTGAGCAAGAAATAGAGGCTGAATATGAAGAGGTACTTACTAAAAAAGAGTCAGAGAAGCTTTCTATTATCCGTAAAGCAATGTATCAAGTGTGTAACAATCCTCACGGTACGGCTACACAGTATCTTCATTCAAAAGTGACACTAGCAGGTAAAACAGGTACTGCACAGGTTATCGGGATTAAACAGGATATTAAAAAGCGTAAGTTAGAGCATGAACTGGCATACTATAACCGTTCTCATGCATGGTTTACAACATACGGTCCTTATAAAAATCCTCAATATGTTGTAATGGCTATGGTTGAACACGGTGGGCACGGAGGACATGCAGCGGGTTCAATCGTATCAAATATATACAACAAGCTCTTAGAGCTTGGCTATATTAAAAAATAG
- a CDS encoding putative glycoside hydrolase codes for MKQFFLFFAAAATLYGWDGTLVDKNSSNPIADAIVSDSKHSVRSDSNGTFSIDTDEKMIHIKAYGYRPATLSQDTNNSVTSLESIRVKALYLTFWGASNNSPRLKKALDLIETTQINAVVVDVKNEYGSTLFWTKFKQANSYGAHLKRTNRDIEKFMKRLKDRNIYTIARIVTFKDELQASNNYEYAIKKNDANKTIWRNHDEMAWVDPYDKRSHEYAIRMAEEAAKVGFDEINFDYVRFPAKEGLCLAEENTQKNRIKAIGNFLDLAQERLRKYGVFISVDIYGNVCWSKDDNGIGQTIESLAKHADYIAPMLYPSGFASGSFGKKYPAKHPYIVIYRSIKHIEDKISPLRIRPWLQYFKDYSRSKVYYKKEEIQAQIKAADETHTNGWMLWSPSSKYDFEILK; via the coding sequence ATGAAACAATTTTTTTTATTTTTTGCAGCAGCAGCAACGCTGTATGGTTGGGATGGAACGTTAGTTGACAAAAACAGCTCCAATCCTATTGCCGATGCTATCGTAAGTGACTCAAAACACTCAGTAAGAAGTGACAGTAATGGAACTTTCTCGATCGATACAGATGAGAAGATGATCCATATAAAAGCGTATGGGTATAGACCTGCTACATTATCCCAAGATACAAACAACTCGGTGACTTCTCTTGAATCTATCCGTGTAAAAGCTTTATATCTAACTTTTTGGGGCGCTTCGAATAACTCGCCGAGATTAAAAAAAGCATTAGATCTTATAGAAACGACTCAGATAAATGCAGTAGTGGTAGATGTAAAAAATGAGTATGGCTCTACCCTCTTTTGGACAAAGTTTAAACAGGCAAATAGTTACGGTGCACATCTTAAAAGAACAAACCGTGATATAGAAAAGTTTATGAAGCGATTGAAAGATAGAAATATCTACACAATTGCAAGAATTGTAACTTTTAAAGATGAGTTGCAGGCTTCAAATAACTATGAATATGCGATCAAAAAAAATGATGCAAATAAAACTATCTGGAGAAACCATGATGAGATGGCATGGGTTGATCCGTACGATAAAAGAAGCCATGAATACGCTATAAGAATGGCTGAGGAAGCTGCAAAGGTTGGATTTGACGAGATCAATTTTGATTATGTACGCTTTCCTGCTAAAGAGGGTTTATGTTTAGCAGAGGAAAATACTCAAAAAAACCGTATTAAAGCGATAGGAAACTTTCTCGATCTTGCACAAGAGAGACTTCGAAAATATGGAGTTTTTATCTCGGTAGATATTTATGGCAATGTGTGTTGGAGCAAAGATGACAACGGAATCGGTCAAACAATAGAGTCTTTGGCAAAACACGCCGACTATATCGCCCCTATGCTTTATCCATCAGGGTTTGCAAGTGGATCATTTGGGAAAAAATATCCTGCAAAACACCCCTATATAGTTATATATAGAAGTATTAAACATATAGAGGACAAGATATCACCTCTTAGAATAAGACCTTGGTTACAGTACTTTAAAGATTATTCCCGTTCAAAAGTTTACTATAAAAAAGAGGAGATCCAAGCACAGATCAAAGCAGCTGATGAAACTCACACAAACGGATGGATGCTTTGGTCCCCTTCAAGTAAATACGATTTTGAGATTTTAAAATAG
- the queC gene encoding 7-cyano-7-deazaguanine synthase QueC, translating to MKETIKKAVCIMSGGMDSTLAAYMMKKEGYEIVGVHFNYDQRTQAKELECFEAICKELEVKEKYVLDLDFFAKLGASALTDKNIDVPTSGVEEGVPVTYVPFRNGIFLSMAAAIAEKEGASVIAIGVVEEDSSGYPDCRENYIEAMQRAINLGTKDETNIEIKMPLVHLKKSEIVQEAVNLGVALELTWSCYKNEDAACGVCDSCRLRLNGFEKAGVTDPIKYE from the coding sequence ATGAAAGAAACTATAAAAAAAGCAGTATGTATTATGAGTGGGGGGATGGATTCAACCCTTGCGGCTTATATGATGAAAAAAGAGGGCTATGAGATCGTAGGTGTTCATTTTAATTACGATCAAAGAACACAGGCAAAAGAGTTAGAGTGTTTTGAAGCAATTTGTAAAGAGCTTGAGGTAAAAGAGAAGTATGTACTTGATCTTGATTTCTTTGCAAAACTGGGAGCTTCGGCACTTACCGATAAAAATATAGATGTACCCACTTCAGGAGTAGAAGAGGGAGTTCCTGTGACTTACGTCCCGTTTAGAAACGGTATTTTTCTCTCTATGGCAGCAGCAATTGCAGAAAAAGAGGGTGCAAGTGTCATAGCTATCGGTGTAGTGGAAGAGGATAGCAGCGGATATCCTGATTGTCGTGAGAACTATATTGAAGCGATGCAAAGAGCTATTAATCTCGGAACAAAAGATGAGACAAACATAGAGATCAAAATGCCTCTTGTACATCTTAAAAAGTCTGAAATTGTTCAAGAAGCTGTAAATCTCGGTGTAGCGTTAGAGCTTACTTGGAGCTGTTATAAAAATGAAGATGCAGCTTGCGGTGTGTGTGACAGTTGTAGATTACGATTGAATGGATTCGAAAAAGCCGGAGTTACAGATCCCATAAAATATGAGTAA
- the lptA gene encoding lipopolysaccharide transport periplasmic protein LptA: MRYIIFFTLLIQTFLNAEELQIKAKSFYADEKAGFSVFEGSVNIVKGYDELNASKVTVYIDKEKSPTKFIAEGDVSFKVKTKDDVKYEGIAQKAIYLPNKKEYNFYKNVHLKQLGDKKEIKGDEVVLNISDNKAYAKGADKEPVIMIFEFKEETKEENK; the protein is encoded by the coding sequence ATGAGATATATAATTTTCTTTACACTTTTAATACAAACATTTTTAAATGCTGAAGAGTTACAGATCAAGGCAAAAAGTTTTTATGCAGATGAAAAAGCAGGATTTTCTGTTTTTGAAGGCTCTGTAAATATCGTAAAAGGGTATGATGAGCTTAATGCATCTAAAGTGACTGTATATATCGATAAAGAAAAATCACCGACAAAGTTTATAGCAGAAGGTGACGTATCATTCAAAGTAAAAACAAAAGATGATGTAAAATATGAAGGGATAGCACAAAAAGCTATCTATCTTCCAAATAAAAAAGAGTATAACTTTTATAAGAATGTTCATCTAAAACAACTTGGAGACAAAAAAGAGATCAAAGGTGATGAAGTTGTTCTAAACATATCGGACAACAAAGCTTATGCAAAAGGTGCTGATAAAGAGCCTGTAATTATGATCTTTGAGTTTAAAGAAGAGACGAAAGAAGAGAACAAATGA
- the hisB gene encoding imidazoleglycerol-phosphate dehydratase HisB → MITKTRTTKETDITISLELNGTGKSKIDTGVGFLDHMLESFSKHSLIDLEISCKGDTHIDDHHSVEDVGIVLGALIAEAIYPVKNMERFGSANIVMDEACVSCDLDLSNRPFLVYELDVVGKVGHFDTELVEEFFRAFVLNSRISAHIIELRGKNKHHIIEAAFKSVAVAIRRATAINERVGIPSTKDVL, encoded by the coding sequence ATGATTACAAAAACAAGAACAACAAAAGAGACAGATATTACGATCTCGCTAGAGTTAAACGGTACGGGGAAAAGTAAAATAGACACAGGTGTAGGGTTTTTAGACCATATGCTTGAGAGCTTTTCAAAACACTCTTTAATAGACTTAGAGATAAGCTGTAAAGGGGATACACATATCGATGATCACCACAGTGTAGAAGATGTAGGGATCGTACTTGGTGCACTGATCGCAGAAGCTATCTACCCTGTAAAAAATATGGAGCGTTTCGGAAGTGCAAACATTGTTATGGATGAAGCGTGTGTATCTTGTGATCTAGACCTTAGCAACCGTCCGTTTTTAGTATATGAACTTGACGTAGTGGGTAAAGTAGGGCACTTTGATACGGAACTCGTTGAAGAGTTTTTTAGAGCATTTGTATTAAACTCTAGAATCAGTGCACATATCATCGAGCTTCGTGGTAAAAACAAGCACCATATTATCGAAGCAGCTTTTAAATCTGTTGCGGTAGCGATTCGTCGTGCAACTGCGATAAATGAAAGAGTTGGCATTCCAAGTACAAAAGATGTTCTATGA
- a CDS encoding KdsC family phosphatase translates to MIKLLVLDVDGCLTDGKIIYSSDGAESKNFNVKDGLAITSWIRLGGQVAIITGRNSTIVERRAKELGIQHLSQGVKDKATLLKELVEKLNLQPFEVAAIGDDFNDYEMLNFVGRSFTPNDAPKDIQVLVDVVLSRKGGDGAVREMIDMIIEQNEQKEQFLSLWIKG, encoded by the coding sequence ATGATCAAACTTCTAGTTTTAGACGTTGACGGTTGTTTAACTGATGGTAAGATTATCTACTCCAGTGACGGTGCAGAGAGTAAGAACTTTAATGTAAAAGACGGTCTTGCTATTACATCTTGGATTAGATTGGGCGGTCAGGTTGCGATTATTACGGGACGTAACTCTACGATCGTTGAAAGAAGAGCCAAAGAGCTTGGGATTCAACACCTTTCTCAAGGAGTGAAAGATAAAGCTACACTTTTAAAAGAGCTTGTAGAGAAGTTAAACCTGCAACCTTTTGAAGTAGCTGCTATCGGTGATGACTTTAACGACTACGAGATGCTGAACTTTGTAGGTAGAAGTTTTACCCCTAACGATGCACCTAAAGACATTCAAGTGCTTGTTGATGTTGTACTCTCTCGCAAAGGGGGAGATGGTGCTGTTAGAGAGATGATAGATATGATCATAGAACAAAATGAACAAAAAGAGCAATTTTTATCTTTATGGATCAAAGGATAG
- a CDS encoding calcium/sodium antiporter yields MDYIVFLVAMAALIYGADFIIKESERIALHYNISHFVIGATLVAFGTSLPEMAASVMASYYGKSDMAVANVVGSVTFNITLVLGIVFLIAKAMKPKRDLFAVDSAWVIIPVIIFIVMIQDGEIGRFDGLLFTLMMVSYLFFLFKTSKEELEEEIDEDLEKEKFGWFKSITLLVIGFAFTIGGAHFVVESGTSIARALDVSEWIIGLFLISLGTSLPELIVSIVAVRKGHAEMSIGNIIGSNVANFSMVLGTAALVNPLGINIEKTSFDLIVLTSASLVLLFIIANKIYNKAGGIFLLTVLALLLQHYIV; encoded by the coding sequence ATGGACTACATAGTTTTCTTAGTTGCTATGGCAGCTTTAATATACGGTGCCGATTTTATTATTAAAGAATCGGAAAGAATTGCTCTGCATTATAATATTTCACACTTCGTAATTGGTGCTACACTGGTAGCTTTTGGAACTTCTCTACCGGAGATGGCGGCTTCTGTTATGGCTTCGTATTACGGGAAAAGCGATATGGCAGTTGCAAATGTTGTAGGTAGTGTTACCTTTAACATTACATTGGTTTTAGGTATTGTATTTTTAATTGCCAAAGCTATGAAACCAAAACGCGATCTTTTTGCAGTTGACAGTGCATGGGTGATTATCCCGGTTATAATTTTCATTGTTATGATTCAAGACGGCGAAATTGGACGCTTTGACGGACTGTTATTTACATTAATGATGGTTTCTTACCTATTCTTTTTATTTAAAACTTCTAAAGAGGAGCTAGAAGAAGAGATCGATGAAGACCTGGAAAAAGAGAAATTTGGATGGTTTAAATCTATTACTCTTTTAGTTATAGGATTTGCATTTACCATAGGCGGTGCTCACTTTGTTGTAGAGAGCGGAACAAGTATCGCAAGAGCTTTAGATGTTAGTGAATGGATTATCGGTCTGTTCTTAATCTCTTTAGGGACTTCTTTACCTGAATTGATTGTTTCTATCGTTGCTGTACGTAAAGGTCACGCAGAGATGAGTATCGGTAATATTATCGGCTCAAATGTTGCAAACTTCTCTATGGTTTTAGGAACTGCTGCACTGGTAAATCCACTAGGAATCAACATTGAAAAAACATCTTTTGATCTTATAGTTCTTACTTCAGCTTCACTTGTTTTACTGTTTATAATTGCTAATAAAATTTACAATAAAGCGGGTGGAATTTTTCTACTTACTGTTTTAGCACTTCTACTACAACACTACATAGTTTAA